The uncultured Dysgonomonas sp. genome contains the following window.
GCATAACGAAACATGATGATATTCGTACTATTTTTCATATTCGCTCCCATGTTCCAGTCGTAATACTTGCGTACATAATATCCGGTTTTGGTTTGCAGTTCCAACATTCCTTTGTAAGAATCGCTTGTTCCTGAACCCAGTTTTGTTTTTATAATATCAATAGAGCCATCTTTATTGAGCCACTCGTAATTATCATACACTACTGTTCCCCACAAACGGGAATCCCTATTTACATACGGATTGTTTTCATCATACTCAGGATCTTTATCAGCGCCTTTTACCGGAAGTCCGTTAATTGTCAGATAAGAGTCTACCAGTTCCTGTGTAGGGTTGTCTGCTGATATTTCCGCATGTTTAGAAATCGGAGCCATGCCCTTCATGTCTGTCCATGTCTTTAATTCGGGAACATAAGTGATATCCAGAATAACCTCCCTATTATATTCCTGTTCAGGAGTAAAAAGCCTGAAATAGCTTTGCTCAGGATTTTGGGAATATTCAAACAACTTGTATTGACCATACTTATCCTGTTCTTTTATAAGGCGTCCTGCATATAATTTTACCTTTTCGTAATTGTTTTCGTAAAGATATGCCCGTGCCTGAAAAGCACATGCAGCACCGAGAGTTATACGTCCGTTTTCAGCAACAGGAAGATTATCAACCTTAGGCAGATAGCCTCTGTTAAGAATATCTTCGAGTTCGGTATGTATAAACTCCATTATAGTTGCTCTTGATGTACGGTTTATATCATAGGAGTCTTCTAAAGAGAGTTCGGAGGTAAAGAATGGTACATCTCCATAATAATTGGTCATTCTGAAGTAGATGAAAGCTCTTATAAAACGTATTTCGTCGATCATCCTGTTCTTTGCATTATCACTTAAACCCGGAATTCTGTCTATATTTTTAAGGAATACGTGACATGTTTTGATACCCCCATAAGAATCTTTCCATTCATTTTTGAACAGATCTAAAGAAGGGGTAGCCTGACCTCTACGTATAGTACTGGGATCACTTGAGCCATAGGTATGTACCATATTATCACCAAGAAATTCGTCCCGCCACATTATGCCGGCATTGTACATTTGGTTGTATGCCATATTTACAACCAGCATGGCCTTGGACTCAGATGTCCAATATTTAGCATCCGTAAATTTGTCGCGGGGTTCTCGGTCTAGGTCTTCACAAGAAGAAAAGAACAAAATGCCTGCGAGTATGGTTGCGATATATAATAATTTTCTCATATTCATATACTTATTTAAAATTCGATGTCAATACCAAATCCATAATATTTAAGAGTAGGATAATTTCGTCCACTATTTGTTCCGCTTCGTCCCATGTTATTATCATACTCCGACGATTCGGGATCGATGAACGAATTCTTTGACAAAGTGAATAAATTCTGAGCGTTTACATAAGCTCTGGCTTTGCCTAGGCCTATCTTTTGTACGATTTTCTTAGGAATAGTATATCCCACTTGAATATTTTTCAAACGAAGGTATTTTCCATCCAGGATAAAAATATCTGAACCCCGTTTCCAGTTGTTTGCAAAAGAATCCGAAGAATCGTCTGTCAGACGTGGATATTTCGCACCAGTATTTACCGGAGACCAGGTGTCGAGCTGGTGCTTAAACATTACCGGATACCAGGCACCACTGTGAAACGGTACATAGATATCACCACGAAGCGCTTGTTGACGCTTGCCTACACCTTGTATCAGCATCGACAGGTCGAAGCCTTTATAATCAACATTGTAGGTAAATCCGAAAGAATAGTGAGGGAAGCCATCACCCAAGTAAAAACGGTCATCATCATTTATTACACCATCGCCGTTGCGATCAACAAATTTCAGGTCGCCCGGCTGGATATTTTTCACATTATCAGGGATGGCGGAATTTTTGATTTCATCATAGCTTTGGAAAAATCCATCCGTTTTTAATCCATAATACGCACCTAAAGGTAAGCCTGCACGTGTAATATATCCTACATTGCTATCGACTGTTTCAATCTGATCTTGTGGAACATCGACAACTTTGTTTTTTGAATTTGCTATATTGAATGAAAAATTATGATTAAAGCCAGCTGCGCTTAGTCTATAATTCAGAGTGACTTCCCATCCGCGGTTTATCATTGACCCGATATTGACCTTTTCCAATTCAGTACCATATACACTTGGAGTTATCGGTTTATCGAGCATATCGGTCGTTTTCTGATCGAAATAATCGAGATTAACGACTAAAGAGTTGTTTAAGAATGTTAAGTCAGCTCCAATATTGAACGTTTTTACTTTTTCCCATTTCAGGTCAGGACTAGCTTCTGAAAATCCGGTTCCCGAGAAGGCATTATTATTGAATCCGACACTGTTGGTATAGGCTGTATATGTTGTAAAAAACAGATAGTCCTGTATTTCCTGATTACCAAGTATACCCCATGAACCACGGATTTTGAGATCTCCTATTTTGTCTCGATAGAAGTCCATAAAAGATTCTTCGGAAGGACGCCAACCTAATGAGACAGAAGGGAATGTCCCCCAGCGGT
Protein-coding sequences here:
- a CDS encoding RagB/SusD family nutrient uptake outer membrane protein, translated to MRKLLYIATILAGILFFSSCEDLDREPRDKFTDAKYWTSESKAMLVVNMAYNQMYNAGIMWRDEFLGDNMVHTYGSSDPSTIRRGQATPSLDLFKNEWKDSYGGIKTCHVFLKNIDRIPGLSDNAKNRMIDEIRFIRAFIYFRMTNYYGDVPFFTSELSLEDSYDINRTSRATIMEFIHTELEDILNRGYLPKVDNLPVAENGRITLGAACAFQARAYLYENNYEKVKLYAGRLIKEQDKYGQYKLFEYSQNPEQSYFRLFTPEQEYNREVILDITYVPELKTWTDMKGMAPISKHAEISADNPTQELVDSYLTINGLPVKGADKDPEYDENNPYVNRDSRLWGTVVYDNYEWLNKDGSIDIIKTKLGSGTSDSYKGMLELQTKTGYYVRKYYDWNMGANMKNSTNIIMFRYADVLLMYAEACNELDKISSEDWGLTIKPIRARAGHTTAVALDYPGAKSKQQLQDIIRNERRVELALEGLRWFDIKRWKIGDQVLNGYLHGFKFGGSSSSIDGGYLRAGEYKFNNTRDYLWSVPLSQMDINPNLKPNNPGY